The following coding sequences lie in one Apium graveolens cultivar Ventura chromosome 3, ASM990537v1, whole genome shotgun sequence genomic window:
- the LOC141710666 gene encoding sesquiterpene synthase 2-like — MAMYINSISGPQNVVRDEIARSSANYHPSVWGDKFLAHSNSPLPNIDRKEEEHLQVLKQEAKKMLVAGDTPQHELISLIDDIQRLGLSYHFEAELDTLLQHLNNSFHELYCSKNDVSLLEVGLCFRLLRQQGCDVSSDVFYKFKDINGKFMEHLAKDVRGMLSLYEATYLMVHGERILEDALEFTTSHLTLYLNSNINDPLVDLVGRALKYPLHKSLNRLVARHYIPIYHKFDWHNQVLLDLAKHDFNQVQKLHQTELGHITRWWKDLDFTNKLPFARDRVVECYFWISGVYFEPRYHKARVFLTKVISLTSIVDDIYDIYGTIEELLQFTDAIEKWDISTMEQLPEYIKLCYGPLLDIFSQAEEDVEKAGRPSYGFSYAKDAFKRLTRGYLDEAKWCEVQYFPSYEEYMSVALITGAFKMLSVTSFVLMGDVATREAYEWMSKDPLIVKAASVICRLSDDIVGHEFESQRPHIPTAVECFMKQYGVPKETAYDGLRKHIINAWKDMNQECLHPIAAPMPLLTRVFNLARVINLIYDEDDGYTHSSATTKDMITSVLVDPIPV, encoded by the exons ATGGCAATGTATATCAACTCTATCTCCGGTCCTCAAAATGTTGTACGTGATGAGATTGCTCGGAGTTCAGCAAATTATCATCCTAGCGTCTGGGGAGATAAATTCCTCGCACACAGTAATTCACCGCTTCCA AATATTGATCGTAAAGAGGAGGAACATCTTCAAGTGCTAAAACAAGAAGCCAAGAAAATGCTAGTTGCAGGAGACACACCTCAACACGAATTGATTTCCTTAATAGATGATATTCAACGACTCGGATTGTCCTACCACTTTGAAGCTGAGCTTGATACATTATTGCAGCACTTAAACAATAGCTTCCATGAACTTTATTGCAGCAAAAATGATGTTAGCCTACTTGAAGTTGGCCTATGTTTTCGGTTACTTAGACAGCAAGGATGTGATGTTTCTTCTG ATGTATTCTACAAATTTAAGGACATCAACGGGAAGTTCATGGAGCACTTGGCTAAGGACGTGAGAGGGATGCTAAGCTTGTATGAAGCAACATATCTGATGGTGCATGGGGAAAGAATACTAGAAGATGCTCTTGAATTTACCACCTCGCACCTTACTCTATATCTGAATTCCAACATAAATGATCCATTAGTAGACCTTGTTGGCCGTGCACTCAAGTATCCCCTCCATAAAAGTTTAAATAGGCTGGTAGCAAGGCATTATATTCCAATCTACCACAAATTTGACTGGCATAATCAAGTGCTATTAGATTTGGCAAAACATGATTTTAATCAAGTGCAGAAGTTGCATCAAACAGAGCTAGGTCATATTACAAG GTGGTGGAAAGATttagattttacaaataaacttCCTTTCGCAAGGGATAGAGTGGTGGAATGTTACTTTTGGATATCAGGAGTGTACTTTGAGCCCCGGTATCACAAGGCAAGAGTATTTTTAACCAAAGTAATATCCTTAACATCCATTGTTGATgacatatatgatatttatggTACCATTGAAGAACTTCTGCAATTCACTGATGCAATCGAGAA ATGGGATATCAGTACCATGGAGCAGCTGCCAGAGTACATCAAACTTTGTTATGGTCCTTTACTTGATATATTTTCTCAAGCTGAAGAGGACGTAGAAAAGGCAGGAAGGCCGTCATACGGCTTTAGCTATGCAAAAGATGCT TTTAAAAGGTTAACGAGAGGATATTTGGACGAAGCTAAATGGTGTGAAGTCCAATATTTTCCAAGTTATGAAGAGTATATGAGTGTTGCACTCATAACTGGGGCATTCAAAATGTTATCAGTGACAAGCTTCGTGCTAATGGGTGATGTGGCGACTAGAGAAGCATATGAGTGGATGTCTAAAGATCCCTTGATTGTTAAAGCTGCATCTGTGATTTGCAGACTCAGTGACGACATAGTAGGACATGAG TTTGAGTCGCAGAGACCACATATACCGACAGCTGTTGAGTGTTTCATGAAACAATATGGTGTTCCCAAGGAAACTGCTTATGATGGACTGCGCAAACACATTATAAACGCGTGGAAGGATATGAATCAGGAATGCCTGCATCCAATAGCAGCTCCAATGCCATTGCTGACAAGAGTATTCAATTTGGCGCGTGTTATAAATCTTATTTATGATGAGGATGACGGATACACGCATTCTTCGGCTACCACAAAAGATATGATCACCTCAGTACTGGTAGATCCTATTCCTGTATGA